In one window of Desulfurellaceae bacterium DNA:
- a CDS encoding LLM class flavin-dependent oxidoreductase, which translates to MLPVGYLPCTQDPPSGQNMTRVIDELLAEAQAAEASGWDGCFITEHHQQEDGYLPNPLLLAGLIGMKTQRLKVGTCVLLMPLHHPVHVAEDCAVIDTATRGRLVLSIGVGYQPHDFDAFGVPITERATRTEEAMDVIRRAWTGERFSYQGRHFQYTDTLITPSPAQQPGPPIWMASWTPVGLRRAGRMADGWIADPVQSLPVIKDYATRYRAAAEKAGRTPHICLMRDAVVADSMEAAEAASEPTMYTHRFYFQYGAYVPDAYLKDVKKPEDLSFGQTAKDRLIVGGPDDCLEQLLHWKEEIRPDYLILRFRQPGGPSHEATLRAIQTFGEQVIPKL; encoded by the coding sequence ATGCTTCCTGTCGGCTATCTACCGTGCACCCAGGACCCCCCGTCCGGGCAGAATATGACCCGGGTGATTGATGAACTCCTCGCCGAAGCCCAGGCGGCCGAAGCCAGTGGCTGGGACGGCTGTTTCATTACCGAACACCACCAGCAGGAGGACGGCTATCTGCCCAACCCGCTGCTGCTGGCCGGCTTGATCGGCATGAAAACCCAGCGCCTCAAAGTCGGCACCTGCGTGCTGCTGATGCCGCTCCACCATCCCGTTCATGTGGCCGAGGACTGCGCGGTGATCGATACCGCAACCCGGGGACGGCTGGTGCTGAGTATCGGCGTCGGCTATCAGCCGCACGATTTCGATGCCTTTGGCGTACCCATCACCGAGCGGGCGACCCGGACCGAAGAGGCCATGGATGTCATTCGTCGTGCCTGGACGGGTGAGCGCTTTTCCTACCAGGGCCGGCACTTTCAGTACACCGACACCTTGATCACGCCGTCCCCGGCCCAGCAGCCCGGACCGCCGATCTGGATGGCGTCGTGGACGCCGGTCGGCCTGCGCCGGGCGGGCCGGATGGCCGATGGCTGGATCGCCGACCCGGTTCAGTCGCTGCCGGTGATTAAGGATTACGCCACCCGCTACCGTGCCGCAGCGGAAAAGGCTGGTCGCACGCCGCATATCTGCCTGATGCGCGACGCGGTTGTCGCCGACAGTATGGAGGCGGCCGAGGCGGCCAGTGAGCCGACCATGTACACCCACCGTTTTTACTTTCAGTACGGCGCCTATGTGCCCGACGCGTATCTGAAAGATGTCAAAAAACCGGAAGATCTGAGCTTCGGCCAGACGGCCAAAGACCGGTTGATTGTCGGCGGACCGGACGACTGTCTGGAGCAGCTGCTGCACTGGAAAGAAGAGATCCGGCCCGATTACCTGATCCTCCGCTTTCGTCAGCCCGGCGGCCCGTCGCACGAGGCAACGCTCCGGGCCATCCAGACCTTTGGTGAGCAGGTGATTCCGAAGCTGTGA
- a CDS encoding metallophosphoesterase, which yields MKLYAISDLHLGYRANRQALEQLPAHPQDWLILGGDVGETVEHLSFAFRLLSPRFRQLVWVPGNHELWTTPTDGSPVRGQAKYDQLVSVCRSHGVLTPEDPYPVWTGQGGPCVLAPLFLLYDYSFRPAHVPADQAVAWAQESGVLCADERRLSPAPYPSIPAWCQARYRLTEERLSRVSDEYPLVLVNHFPFRQDLIRLARIPRFAIWCGTAHTEDWHQRFRVLAMVSGHLHMRATDWRDGVRFEEVSLGYPHHWKQDKGIGHYLRQILPGPSAPVGGRAGPEWHR from the coding sequence ATGAAACTGTACGCAATCAGCGACCTGCACCTCGGCTACAGAGCCAACCGCCAGGCACTGGAGCAGCTGCCCGCCCATCCCCAGGACTGGCTGATCCTGGGCGGCGATGTGGGCGAGACGGTCGAGCATCTGAGCTTCGCCTTTCGGCTGCTGAGCCCCCGCTTTCGCCAGCTCGTGTGGGTGCCCGGCAACCACGAGCTATGGACAACACCGACCGACGGCTCCCCGGTGCGCGGCCAGGCAAAATATGACCAGCTCGTCTCCGTGTGCCGCTCGCATGGGGTGCTGACCCCCGAAGACCCGTATCCGGTCTGGACCGGCCAGGGCGGGCCGTGTGTCCTGGCCCCGCTGTTTTTGCTGTACGATTACAGCTTCCGGCCGGCCCATGTTCCAGCCGATCAGGCGGTGGCCTGGGCCCAGGAATCGGGCGTGCTGTGCGCCGATGAAAGGCGGCTGTCGCCCGCCCCCTACCCCTCCATCCCGGCCTGGTGTCAGGCGCGCTACCGGCTGACCGAAGAGCGTCTGTCACGCGTGTCAGACGAGTATCCGCTGGTGCTGGTGAATCATTTTCCGTTCCGTCAGGATCTGATCCGCCTGGCCCGGATTCCGCGCTTTGCGATCTGGTGCGGAACCGCACACACCGAGGACTGGCACCAACGCTTCCGGGTCCTGGCCATGGTGTCCGGCCACCTGCATATGCGGGCGACCGACTGGCGCGACGGGGTACGCTTTGAGGAGGTCTCGCTCGGCTATCCCCACCACTGGAAACAGGACAAAGGCATCGGACACTATCTGCGCCAGATTCTACCCGGCCCGTCCGCCCCGGTCGGCGGCCGGGCCGGACCGGAGTGGCACCGCTGA